The Natrinema pellirubrum DSM 15624 region CCGCCGTCGATGTAGTAGGTCGCGGGATCGAGATCGGCCCCACTGCGGGCGAGCCGCAGCGCGTTCCGGGCGTTCCGGAAGTCGATCTCGGCCTGCAGGAACTCGATGTATTTCGCTTCCGGGCCCTCCTGTGGCTCGTTGCCCGGGCCGCCCGAGACGTCTGCCAGCAGGTTCTCGTAGAACTCCCGGTCGAGGGCGTTCTCGAGGGGGACGAGCGCGCCGGTCTCCTCGAACTCCTCGTAGGCGACGGTCAGCGGCTCGTAGTAGATCGTCCCGTACAGCACTTCGATCGCGTCCTCGATGTCGTCGGTCTCGAGGAGCCGATCGATCGTCCGCTCCTCGAGTTCGCCGGCCCGGATGAGGTCGGTCCGGATGTCATCGGGGGCGGTATCGGTGTAGATCCCGCGGATGATCGTCTTCAGGTTCCAGACGTCGAACTTCCGCAGGTAGCGGGCGATGAGGTCGTAGAGGCGACCGTCGGCCCAGTCGATCAGGTCTTCGAAGTGCTTCGCGAGGTTGCGGTTCAGCGCGTACTCGATCAGGTCGACGCCCGAGAACCGCGCGCCGAGTTCGTTGATCTCGCGTTCGTACTCGGTCTCCTCCATGAACCGCGCGATCTCGCTCGGCCCCATCCGGATCAGCTTGCGGTAGTCTTCGTCCGAGAACAGCGAGGCTCGGCGCGACCGAACGCGAGCGTTCACGTATTCCGGATTCGAGGCACCTGCGCTCATTGCTCGAAGAGTCGGTTGCTGATCCCCTGGAGGTTGTCTTCCCAGACGTCTTCCAGGACCGAGTCGAACGTGTTGTTGACTCGGACCCGGGACTGGTCGCTCTCGACGACGACGCCGCCGAGACAGTCGACTTCGCCGGCGTACTCGTAGCCGTCGTAGTCCGTGACGATCGACTCGAGCAGCTCCGCGTCGTCGCTTCGACCGTAGACGTTGACGTCGTTGCCCTCGTCGAACTCCTCGCTCGCGGCCTCGAGCAGGTCACGAGTGAGGTCCTCGCGGGTGTCCCCCTCGAGGGTGGCGAGTTCGTCCTCGACGGCCTCGCGGACCTCCCCGAGGACGTCGCGGCGGGCCTCCAGACGCTTCTGTTTCGCCTCCAGCTTCGCACTGGAGAGGCGCTGTTCGCGGAGCTGGTCGATCTCGCGGTCGACCTCGGCCTCCGCATCGGCGCGGATCTCCTCGGCGTCGGCCTCGGCCGCCGATTCGATCTCCTCGGCGCGCGTCTCGCCCTCACTGCGGATGTCCTCCGCACGCGCGTTGGCCTCTTCTCGAATGTCTTTGACGACTGTGTCCAAACTCATTGTGAGAGAAGGGGGTGTGGTTATCCGACGATGAAGACGACGACCAGCGCCAGGATCACGAGCGTCTCCGGAAGGACGGTCATGATCAGGCCCGGGACGAACATGTCGTCGTCTTCGGCGATGGCACCGACCGCGGCCGCGCCGATACCGCGCTCGGCGTATCCTGCTGCGAGCGCGGCGAGACCGACGGCGATCGCCGCGGCACCGGCGTCGTTGAGCGTGGGCGCTGCTTCGACTGCTGCGTCTCCGTTCTGAAGTGCGACGTCTGCGAGTTCAATCATTGTTTATGGGTCCTCTGTGTGATTTCGATCGGTTCCGAACGGTTCGTAGTTCTCCCCACCGCCTTCATAAAACTTGTTAAAGAATTCGACGTACTCGAGGCGCACAGCCTGTAAGCCGGCGCTTGTCACGCCAAGCACTAACACAACGATGTGTCCGAGTACGAGAATAACAAGTCCACCGAGCAGGGCCGCGGTCCCCGAGTGCATGAGCCCGTTGAAGATGACGTCTGCACCCTCGCCGTAGTGTTCGGCGACGTAGCTCGGTTCGTGATTCCGAAGGAAGTGGAACTCGCCGTCGGGGTCCTCGTAGGCCCCGAAGAACAGCAGGTTGACCACGAAGGCCATGCCGGCCTTCGCGAGCAACACTGCGCCCATCCGGGTGTAGGAGAACACGTTGACGACGACGTCAAGCGATTCGACTGCCTCGACGGGTTCGCTCACGACGAGCATGACGAACCCGATCAGGAAGACAAGCAGCGGCGCCGTCAGGGGGAATCCACCGAGTAGCGGAATCGCTTCGGGGAACGCGAATAGCTCCCACATCGGGAATCCGGTAAAGCCGATCGGGAACGGCCCGTCGCTGGCAAACGTCTTGAACAGGAACCCGGGCTTCGATCCCTTGCCCTGTGCCGAGAAGATCCAGATCCAGATCCCGTTGATCATCAGGATCCAGGAGCCGCTGTGGAACAGCGCGTCCTTGAATCCGTGGCTGAGATTCTCGTAGAAGTCCAGGATGTACCCGATGTTCAGGTGGACGATCCCGGCCAGCACGCTCACGACCATCCAGCCGAGCGCGAAGTCACTCGCGGCCGGCTCGAGGCCCTTGTTCAGTGGCAACAGCTCGGAGTGGAACAGGTCGTGCCAGATGACCTCTCCGAGGATGTGCAGGCCGAATATCTCGCCGTAGATGATCCCGAAGAGGATCGTGAACAGCCCCGCCCAGATGGCGACGCCGCCGAGGCTGGAGATTCCCTTGCTGTCGAACTGCGTGGCCATGTACGCACCGATGGCGACGTACATGATCCCGTAGCCGACGTCCCCGATCATGAACCCGAAGAACGCCGGGAACGTCAGGAACAGGAAGATCGTCGGATCCAGCTCGCTGTATTTCGGTCGGTTGACTGCCTGTACGAGCAGTTCGAACGGCTTGGCCACGCCCGGATTGTTCTGGACCGTCGGCGGCTCGTCGCCCATCGTGACCGTCGAGCCACCGTCGGTGACCGCCTTCTGCTGTTGGTCGTCCGCGTCGGCGGCTGCGTCGTCTTCGTCCGCTGCTGACGGCGCACCCTCCTGTACGTCCTCCGTATGGGAGTGTGCCCCGTGGCGGTCGTAGTCCGCCCGCTCGAGTTCTTCGATCTCGACGCTGTCGCCGACGGCGTCGTCCAGCGCGGCGACGAGTCGGTCGTACTCGTCGGTCGGGATCCAGCCCTCCGCGATGAAGGCACGATCGGTCGTCGCGAACTGCAGCGGCGCTTCCGCTTGCTGGACCTCGACGGTCAGTTCCTCCTCGACCCGCAGGAGGAAGCCGGCTTCCTCCCGCTTGATCTCTTCGAGTTCCGCGTCGATCTCCTCGCGTCTGCTCTCGAGGTCTGCCCTCTCGTCCTCGAGGTCGGCGACGTACGCCTCGGGACTCTGTTCGGTCTCGGGCACCGAATGGCGCGTGACGTCGACGCCGACCAGGGCGTCGTCGATCGGCGCGTCGTCGGCGTCCGCGGTCGGTGCGGCGACGATCGCCACGACGTCACCGCCGGTGAACGTTTCGAACGCCCGGATGTCGTCGGACGCCGCGACGGCGTCCTCGATCGCACCGACGGGACCTTCGACGACGGCCACGTCGACCGACTCGTACCCCGACAGCAGGTCGAGGTCGATCCCGAGTTCCGCGAAGGGCGCGACGCGGTCGATCTTCTCGTTGACCTGTCGCAGCTCGTCGGTGACCTCACCGCGTTGGTCGTCGAGTTCGTTGACTCGCGTGCGGATCTCCTCGAGTCGATCCTCCCAGCCTGTCTCGAGTCGCCCCGGCTCGGCCTCGTCGGCCGACAGCTCGAGGGTGTTTTCGAGGGCTCGGACGGTCACGAGCTTTTCCGACGCCTGATCGGCACCTTCGATGGGGTTGCCGTTATCGAACCCCTCCCACGAGCCGTCGTAGTCCGAGAGATGGACCAGGTTCAGCTCGTGGATCGTCTCGATGACCGGAGCCATGACGGCTCTGGATCCGGTCACCGAGACCTTGCTCATCTGCTCAGGTCTGAGCATGGACGTCCTCCTGGAACAGTTCGACGACGTGGTCGGTCACTTCGTCGACCCGCTCCCGGGCGCGCTCGGCGAGTTCCTCGCGCTCCTGTTCGCCTTCTTCGAGGACCTGCTCACATTCCGCATCGATCTCCTCGCGAGCTTCCTCCAGGCGGCGCTCCCGCAACTCCTGGGCCTCCTGTTCCGCTTCCGTGCGAATCTCCTCGGCACGTTCCCGGGCCTCGGCTATTCGCTCGTCGCGGTCGTTCTCTGCCAATGCGACGATCTCGTCGGCCTCCTCTTCCGCCGACTTAATTCGTTCGAGAACCTCTGGCCTCGGCATACTCTAAGCAACCGGACGTTTGCCAGAGCGCGTATATGGTAGTTGCGAAAGTGCCTCAGCGGGAACCGGACCGATCGCGGATAATAGCGGCTTACGTTCCAGCCGCGAGCCCCCGGGAACGGCAGACATATGCCGATCCGACCGAAACTCGATCCTAATGGGACTTCTCGAGAACAAGGCCCGCGCTCGACTGTTCTATAAGTACCTCTCGCGGGTCTACGACCAGGTCAATCCGTTCGTCTGGACCGAAGAGATGCGCACCGAGGCCCTGTCCCTGCTCGAGTTAGAAGCGGACATGACGGTACTCGACGTCGGCTGTGGCACCGGGTTCGCCACCGAGGGACTGCTCGAACACGTCGACGAGGTCTACGCGCTCGACCAGAGCGAACACCAGCTCGAACAGGCCTACGAGAAGTTCGGCAAGCGCGGGCCGCCGGTTCACTTCCACCGCGGCGATGCCGAACGACTGCCCTTCGCGACGGACACGTTCGACGTCGTCTGGTCGTCGGGCTCGATCGAATACTGGCCGAACCCGATCCTCGCGCTCCGGGAGTTCCGCCGCGTCCTCAAACCCGGCGGGCAGGTGCTGGTCGTCGGCCCGAACTACCCCGACAACGTCGTCAGCCAACTGCTTGCCGACTCGATCATGCTCTTTTACGACGAGTATGAAGCCGACCGGATGTTCAAGGCCGCTGGCTTCGAGGACGTGAAACACGCCTTCATGGGGCCGTCCTACGAGCCCGACGTCGCGATCACGACGATCGGTCGCGCGCCCGAGTAGTCCGATCCCGATTCAGGTCGCCGTCGTCTCGAGAGTAGCTATCTGCCGTCCGTCGACAGCGAGCGTGACGGTGACGGAATCACCTGTCGCAAACGTTGGACTGTTCGTCGCAGCGACCGAAACACCGGCGCGCTCTCCTGCTGTCCACTCGGAATCGCTTCTGGCGTTGAACGGACCATCGGGCGCGCCGTCGAATCCACTTGCACCGACGAACGGAATCGGCGGTTGTTCGGCAATCGCTGTCCCGTTTACGGCAATCCTTACTGATAGCGTCTCGACGTCGATGACATCCCCCGTGACGTGGGTGATCACGATCGTGGAGCGATCGCCGTCAGCCGAAAGTTCGAACGTCGCGGTCGGGCTAGATGACTCGAGCGACCACGTTCCGACACCGACTGCGACGACGGCTGCCAGACAGACGGTGAGTACGATCAGCGCGAGTACGCCGATAATCGGGCTCACGGCCCGTGTATCTGCAGTCGCGGCTCGGTTCGTCCTCTCGGTCACACCACCTCTTGGCCACGCCTTGTGGTATAAAAGATCGGTCTCACAGTGGTACTCGTTCGATCAAACGGCAAGCGAGAGCGGGAAGTTTCGAGCCCCGAATTCGAACTTCGTGGTTAGGAACTCGAGAGTGTGACGGGGACGCTCGTTCCGTCCGCTGTTTTTACTTGCAGTTCGTACTCACCCTTGGGTGGTACGTACCAGAGACTGCCGTCGTCACCGGTCGTTCCAACTGCGAATCCGTCGACGGTGATCGGTACAGAGATGGGATCGCCCGTTTCCGAATCGTTCACTGATACGGTCGCTGGCCCGTCCGCTTTCGTTTCCATGACGGATATTTCTACCCCTTCCTTAACTGAAGTTTTTCTATTTTCGAATGGCAACGAAGTCCGGTCTATAACCTGGACTTCTCGGTAAATCTCACCCGTTCCTCCGTCGAGATACGCCTCGAGATGTCCGTGTTCGTGGTTATTGTCGATCTTGTACAACTGTACCGTAGTATATTCGTTGAACGACGGAGACTGGACCGTTTCGTACGCCCAAGGGTACAGTTCGCGGGCATGGTCGTATGCATCCAGGATGTCCTCGAACTGAGTCGACTGTGACGCGTTCCGGTTATCGAAGCGAGTCGCTTCGCGGACGTAACTCTCTCCGAGTAGGGAGAGTACGTACCCGTTCCGTGACGTCTCGATTGCGATTACGTTGCCGTCGACCGAGCCGCCGTACCTGTATGCCGAGTCGAGTTGTGCCCGAATTTCCGTTCGGTGCATCTCGAGTTTGTCCCGCTCGTCGTCGACCAAGAGTGAGAAATTCTGAACCCGATCCGATCGCTCATCGAGTTCGGCGAACGACTCGGAGAGGACTGTTGCTTCCCGATGATTCCGAACCAAGACCTGCAGTAACTGTTCGTCCGACAGTTCGTCGTTAGCGTGGGAACGGACGGCGCGTCGTTCCCGTTCTTCGAGCCCGTCCGATTGCTCTTTCAACCGCTCGTAGCCGTTTTGGAGCAGCTCTCGCCGTTCGTCCGCGGTTGCATCGTCGAACTCCTTATCGACGGTCGTGTACTGGGCGTGATCGACTCGAATTTTGTCGTCCGCACTCGCGAGCGCTGCGCCGAGGTCGGAGCCGTATTCGGCGTACCTCATTCTGGATGTTTCATCGAGTGAGAGGCGGTTCGTCGTGTTCTCGATTGTCTGTGGAGACGGGCTGTTAGCCGCACGTAGGTTCTCTTGATGGAGCGTCTCGAGAGGGTCGTTCGCTCCGGTTACGGGGTCTGCAACCACTGGAATCGCTGTCAGCGATAGAACTAGAGCGGCTGCGAGGAGGGGCGGAATCGCGCGGTTCATCGAACGACCGTATGTTCTCCTGATACAAAAACTGGTCGCACTTCAATTCACTCGAATACCTGGATTAAATTCGTGCTACTGATGTTTTACCGCCTCTACCAGAAGTGTTCTCTGGCCCGGAAACGCTTTAGGACCGGTAGTGACGTTTTATTTTCGATGGAAAGGGTTTTTTCCCCCGGGCGACCACCCGATGGTACGCATGCGGGTATCCACCGCCGTCACAGTCGCCCTCACAATCCTCCTCATCACGACTCTTCTGGGGGCGGTGGCCGTGAAACCGGCTATGTCCGCTTCGACACCGGCATCGGAGCGGGCCGATACGATCGGTGATCGGTCCCCAACGACGATAGAACGGTCGCCAACTGACTATCGCTTGGCCGACTCCCGATTCCGAACGGCTGGTTCACCACCGTCGGCCATCACTGCCCAATCGACAGAGCCGCTCGAGCGACCCGCTACTCGGCAGGTATTTCGACTTACCGTTCGCGACAACGGCGATGTCAGGTGGACGATCGAGAGTCGCTTTCTCATAACGAACGAGAGCGAAGAGACGGTGTTCCGGGAATACGCCGCGGAAGTCACGAATAACCAGCGTAACGTCGGCTACGATCTCGACGTGTTCGAAGACTTCCGTCGAACTGCTGAACAGGAGACCGGACGTGAGATGTCGATCGAGGACCCCGGGTGGGACGACCCGACAGTCGTCGAGTCGCCGAACGACACTGTCGTTCGTAACAACACGACGACAGACGACGTTCAGGTCGGCGTCATCTCCTACTCGTTCACCTGGACGAACTTTGCTACTGTCGACGGGGATCGTGTTAATTTCGGCGACGCGTTCCGAACGGAGAACGGTGTCTGGTTTCAACTGTACGACGGACAGCGCCTCGTTGTCGAAACACCCCAACAGTACGCTCTCGAGACGCCAACACAACTTTCTTGGGACGGTCCCTACGAGTTCGACGCTACCGAACTCGAGATCGTTTTTATCCGAACCAGTGATTCGGTGATACCGATGTGGGGGTGGCTTCTGGGCGGTCTCCTCTTCGTCGTCGGGTTCATGAGTGTGGGGTACCTCGTGGTACGACGGGACGGCCGGACCAGCCCGTCAATTCCGACCGATAGACTACCCTCGATCGAAGCGATCGGGATCGCCACCAGTACTGCCAGCGACGGGGACGGTACTGAGGCGGCCGAGTCCGATGGCCCGGATTCGCCAGGGAGGAAACCGACTGGCCCGACCTCTTCGACCGGTGCCGCAATCGACGACGATCGCAACACTGGAACCAGCCTCGAGTTCGAGGAACCGGTCGGGGACGCAGTCGATCCGGAACTGCTGAGCGACGAGGAGCGCGTCCTTCGGATGCTCAAGCAAAACGGCGGCCGGATGAAACAGGCCTCGATCGTCTCGGAGACCGGCTGGTCCAACGCCAAGGTGTCGCAACTGCTCTCGCAGATGGACGACGACGACGAGATCGAGAAACTCCGGATCGGCCGGGAGAACCTCATCACGCTGCCGGGCGTCGATCCGACCGAAGTCGACTGATCGTTCGACCCGGAGTAGCCGATCCGCGACTACCGTACGGCTACCGAGTAGTTCTCGCCTGATTCCGAATCGCCGTCGGTCGAACTCGAGCCATCAGTGCCCGTCTCCGGATTGAACTGAACGTCCTTGCCGACGGCGTCGTAGATGTCGTCCCAGTCCTTGTCCTCGTCCATCAGGAAGACTTCGACGGTTAGTGACCCCGAGTCGAACTCCTCGAGC contains the following coding sequences:
- a CDS encoding V-type ATP synthase subunit E; protein product: MSLDTVVKDIREEANARAEDIRSEGETRAEEIESAAEADAEEIRADAEAEVDREIDQLREQRLSSAKLEAKQKRLEARRDVLGEVREAVEDELATLEGDTREDLTRDLLEAASEEFDEGNDVNVYGRSDDAELLESIVTDYDGYEYAGEVDCLGGVVVESDQSRVRVNNTFDSVLEDVWEDNLQGISNRLFEQ
- the ahaH gene encoding ATP synthase archaeal subunit H, which gives rise to MPRPEVLERIKSAEEEADEIVALAENDRDERIAEARERAEEIRTEAEQEAQELRERRLEEAREEIDAECEQVLEEGEQEREELAERARERVDEVTDHVVELFQEDVHAQT
- a CDS encoding type IV pilin: MTERTNRAATADTRAVSPIIGVLALIVLTVCLAAVVAVGVGTWSLESSSPTATFELSADGDRSTIVITHVTGDVIDVETLSVRIAVNGTAIAEQPPIPFVGASGFDGAPDGPFNARSDSEWTAGERAGVSVAATNSPTFATGDSVTVTLAVDGRQIATLETTAT
- a CDS encoding V-type ATP synthase subunit C codes for the protein MSAGASNPEYVNARVRSRRASLFSDEDYRKLIRMGPSEIARFMEETEYEREINELGARFSGVDLIEYALNRNLAKHFEDLIDWADGRLYDLIARYLRKFDVWNLKTIIRGIYTDTAPDDIRTDLIRAGELEERTIDRLLETDDIEDAIEVLYGTIYYEPLTVAYEEFEETGALVPLENALDREFYENLLADVSGGPGNEPQEGPEAKYIEFLQAEIDFRNARNALRLARSGADLDPATYYIDGGVLFDESELSRLVGDYDALVDHIAENRRYGDRLSEALGRLREADSLIQFEHALDAALLEYADTLSSIYPASVSAVLSYILAKEREVENIRAIARGREVGLDESEIEEELVIL
- a CDS encoding methyltransferase domain-containing protein, producing MGLLENKARARLFYKYLSRVYDQVNPFVWTEEMRTEALSLLELEADMTVLDVGCGTGFATEGLLEHVDEVYALDQSEHQLEQAYEKFGKRGPPVHFHRGDAERLPFATDTFDVVWSSGSIEYWPNPILALREFRRVLKPGGQVLVVGPNYPDNVVSQLLADSIMLFYDEYEADRMFKAAGFEDVKHAFMGPSYEPDVAITTIGRAPE
- a CDS encoding DUF7096 domain-containing protein; its protein translation is MNRAIPPLLAAALVLSLTAIPVVADPVTGANDPLETLHQENLRAANSPSPQTIENTTNRLSLDETSRMRYAEYGSDLGAALASADDKIRVDHAQYTTVDKEFDDATADERRELLQNGYERLKEQSDGLEERERRAVRSHANDELSDEQLLQVLVRNHREATVLSESFAELDERSDRVQNFSLLVDDERDKLEMHRTEIRAQLDSAYRYGGSVDGNVIAIETSRNGYVLSLLGESYVREATRFDNRNASQSTQFEDILDAYDHARELYPWAYETVQSPSFNEYTTVQLYKIDNNHEHGHLEAYLDGGTGEIYREVQVIDRTSLPFENRKTSVKEGVEISVMETKADGPATVSVNDSETGDPISVPITVDGFAVGTTGDDGSLWYVPPKGEYELQVKTADGTSVPVTLSSS
- a CDS encoding V-type ATP synthase subunit I gives rise to the protein MLRPEQMSKVSVTGSRAVMAPVIETIHELNLVHLSDYDGSWEGFDNGNPIEGADQASEKLVTVRALENTLELSADEAEPGRLETGWEDRLEEIRTRVNELDDQRGEVTDELRQVNEKIDRVAPFAELGIDLDLLSGYESVDVAVVEGPVGAIEDAVAASDDIRAFETFTGGDVVAIVAAPTADADDAPIDDALVGVDVTRHSVPETEQSPEAYVADLEDERADLESRREEIDAELEEIKREEAGFLLRVEEELTVEVQQAEAPLQFATTDRAFIAEGWIPTDEYDRLVAALDDAVGDSVEIEELERADYDRHGAHSHTEDVQEGAPSAADEDDAAADADDQQQKAVTDGGSTVTMGDEPPTVQNNPGVAKPFELLVQAVNRPKYSELDPTIFLFLTFPAFFGFMIGDVGYGIMYVAIGAYMATQFDSKGISSLGGVAIWAGLFTILFGIIYGEIFGLHILGEVIWHDLFHSELLPLNKGLEPAASDFALGWMVVSVLAGIVHLNIGYILDFYENLSHGFKDALFHSGSWILMINGIWIWIFSAQGKGSKPGFLFKTFASDGPFPIGFTGFPMWELFAFPEAIPLLGGFPLTAPLLVFLIGFVMLVVSEPVEAVESLDVVVNVFSYTRMGAVLLAKAGMAFVVNLLFFGAYEDPDGEFHFLRNHEPSYVAEHYGEGADVIFNGLMHSGTAALLGGLVILVLGHIVVLVLGVTSAGLQAVRLEYVEFFNKFYEGGGENYEPFGTDRNHTEDP
- a CDS encoding helix-turn-helix transcriptional regulator, with the translated sequence MADSRFRTAGSPPSAITAQSTEPLERPATRQVFRLTVRDNGDVRWTIESRFLITNESEETVFREYAAEVTNNQRNVGYDLDVFEDFRRTAEQETGREMSIEDPGWDDPTVVESPNDTVVRNNTTTDDVQVGVISYSFTWTNFATVDGDRVNFGDAFRTENGVWFQLYDGQRLVVETPQQYALETPTQLSWDGPYEFDATELEIVFIRTSDSVIPMWGWLLGGLLFVVGFMSVGYLVVRRDGRTSPSIPTDRLPSIEAIGIATSTASDGDGTEAAESDGPDSPGRKPTGPTSSTGAAIDDDRNTGTSLEFEEPVGDAVDPELLSDEERVLRMLKQNGGRMKQASIVSETGWSNAKVSQLLSQMDDDDEIEKLRIGRENLITLPGVDPTEVD